cgttaaaaaatgcatattaatttaaaatttaacgaactacttctactggtgtacaaaacatacatccgaggttgttttcgttagaaaatagccgaggtgttccgaatgagtATACATAGAGTTAAACAAACCAACCAAGACGCAAACATTCTCCCTTCTATTAGGATCCCCTTCGCTCATATGTTGTATACTAATGTATGTTTCCTTTGCATTATTGCTTAAGTCAATCGTCCTGTGCGTGATTTATGAGGACAGTTGACCGCTAGATGGACTGACAGTGTGATGAATTGGCTTCGTTAGGGACTTCGACTTCATTTCAGTAGAATAGGAATGCTTGGACCAATGAATTTCTCATTTTAACTGCAATCAATGTTCGTATAAACTAGCGAAACTTGGTTCTTACTTGCAGTAGTGATCACGACACTCTTATAATCTCAAGTTCATGTACAATATTAAATATGGAGGACAACTTAGTATAGTTTTCGAAATATTCCAatgaaacaatgatttttttttattttatgcttcagtgtacagatCAATTAATTCCATTCCATAATATCACGAATAGACTAACACCACAATGTTAGAAACAACTGTATCAGTCTTTACATTAGTCTTTTCGTGATATTAtggaatggaattaatttatctgtacactgaagcataaaataactttaataggTCTGTgtttagtactgtttacacggggaaaattgaagatttgaatttgctgtactctttccgactaaagaaaaacacgagaattggacattgtattatgcatgtttgtctaaagacactatagttataacaacatatcgcacaccatttttaaaggtaattgactcttctttccatgtcacttatttaaaaatggattgtttatatgttggttgagaattttgcataaaactggactctaccgtgaaatcgggtaagtttgatttacataccttgtttcttttttgtatatcaaagacactaaatctcttcagatgtgttgtttatctcattttatgtacccaaaatggttttaaacaacattttagtgacaaacaatgattcagatgcctgtggttTCATGTACCAAGTTCAATAAAAAGCGTGGAGTATAAGTGAAAAGCGTTGTAATTTATCCTCACGGTAATTATGAAACGTTACGCCCGTTCTAATTGGTACAGTTTCGATATGGGAGTTAATATGTTGACGGAAGAAAACACTCTCAACATGGTAAACATCATATAACGCCAATGCAAATATTCCACTTCAACATTACAAACATGGTTCAACATCATATAACGCCAATGCAAATATTCCACTTCAACATTACAAACATGGTTCAACATCATATAACGCCAATGCAAATATTCCACTTCAacatatttacacaaacatgGTTCAACATCATATAACGCCAATGCAAATATTCCACTTCAACATTACAAACATGGTTCAACATCATATAACGCCAATGCAAATATTCCACTTCAACATTACAAACATGGTTCAACATCATATAACGCCAATGCAAATATTCCACTTCAACATATTTACACCATCAAATTAAGaagatgaataaatatgttatttttatacaacGGAAATTCAATGTACAAGACCAGTAGCTGACAGTGTCGATGACAAGGCCATGCTTGTCAAGAAAGGAGTACATGTTAGTGCAAAAAAATTGTGTGCCGTGCGTATGCTCCGCCAATTGACAGCTTTAGGATGCTGGCTCATGCATTAAATCTATTCTCAAATGGCAATCAAAGTACGTTGTGTTCCGATCGGGTGTCTACTAATGACCGTACAAACAGTCGCAACAGCGAATATGCTTTCAATTTCCCTTTGAACTGCCAAGATTCAAATGGAAAATCCCGGCTGGAGACCTTGCTTCAGCCAGAATGCACGAACTTTGCATGCAAGAGGCTGGTAAAAGCGGGACATAAGTTGTCCAGCTGTTCATTAGAACCATGAACAGTAAGAACTGAatcatgtacataagtacaacattgttaaacatcgttatttatgtcaatatatatatatatatatatatatatatatatatatatatatatgttcatatcAATTCAGTTGACTTATTAACCGAAGTAGTTTTAGTAGTAATTTTGTGTTGTTACACCCTCTGTTTATCGAGATTCAAAACTGTTTCTGCTTAAGACTCGCATAATATACAGTATTTGCATAGTGTAAAATGTTGAGGATTGTATACTAAGACATAAACTTTATTGGTcacaatacatacaaatacacaaATGTAGTTACACAATAGATGAACTTAAAagatgatacatttttttttaaaattaagaggTCAGatgatacaaatacatgtttaaagttCGGTAGACTGGTGATACAACGAGATTTTTGAAGCTCGGTAGACTGGTGATACAAAGAGATTTTTGAAGCTCGGTAGACTGgtgatacaaatatatttttgaagctCGGTAGACTGGTGATACAAAGAGATTTTTGAAGCTCGGTAGACTGGTGATACAAAGAGATTTTTGAAGCTCGGTAGACTGgtgatacaaatatatttttgaagttcGGTAGACTGGTGATACAATTATAGTTTTGATTTGCGATATATTAATGATACAGATATATGTTTGAAGTGCATTAGACTggtcatacatacatatttttgaagGGCTGTAGACTGGTgatacagatatatatgtttatattgcgGTAGACAAGTGATACAGATAATGTGTTTGAAATGTCAAAGAGGCGTGATACAAAAATATGATTGATGTGCTGTAGACTGGTGATACAAATGTTTGTATGAAGACTGTTGGTACAAATGTTTGTATGAAGTGCCGAAGGCTGTtgatacaaatgtttgtttaatgttcCGTAGACTGGTgatacaaataattgtttgaagGGCCGTAGACTATACAGAATTTAGGATGGACAATTGGATATGACATACTGGAACTCTATCGTACAAACTGATCcaaacaagatacaagatacaagaatcttaaTTAAAGTCGGGTATTAGtgtatatgataataaaaaacattagctcaatgaacTGTTTTCCGACATAGTCTATAGTCTATGTCCAACGCATTAAAGCCATGCTTACaaaacataacagaacagaacataattttatacaaacaaggtattatagaatataaatacatttatataacatgaaatcaACATGTCACATAATACAGTTTCGATAcatgcaatgtttttatgtaGATATGCGAATATTTATACGTAAAACAAAGTATatgcaaattataaaatatgaggATAAGCTGAAATTAAAACTAATCACTATAATGGAAGTTTTATGTTTAAGAGCTTCTTTTATATAGTTggataatttaaatacagtatttctatAAACTTGTACAAGCTTGGTCtgacataaacatattttttaaggtATTTCCTTCTGATATCATTACAACAAggacatattaatataaaatgaaattcatcttttAGATCACTGGAATTACAAAAAGTGAAATAGTGTTCATTTTAAGGAATGTTGTTATTTGCATACCAGTTTGGATTCCAAATGAATGAGCAGACACTCTTAATCTAGTTTTATAACATCGTCATGTGGTTAAATATTCAAGTATTGTTCAATGCacttttaatattattacacatgtttaaaacacTACTTCTAGCTTACAGGGGAAAACGGCCCAGTTCCCCATATATAGCGCAATTGAAAGTATTGATGCGTACATTCAAGATTCTGGTACAAAACTAAAAATGAATGCGctctatttcttttgattttttcgAATCCCAAACCGCAGACCCATTACCTAGTATTGAGCCAACGAAAGCATCAACTAATTGATAAATACTTTTTGGCTTGATAATATACTTATTACAATTAGCCAATAATACGTTTACTACTCTAAGTGCTTTTCCAACTATGTGTTCATGATACTTGGCAAATGTACCCGTGTAATTGAAAACAGTCCCCAAATAATTGAAGTCGCTAACAACTTCAAtccaataatttatatatagaaGAAGAAAActttattatgcaaacaaatctAACAAGATCCATAGCATAGCAGAAATAACaacaaagtataataatatACTGGTACAGCTAGATATCATCTGGTATAGtaagtttacataatatattcaaatagcAATATGAAACTTATATACTTGAAGGAAGAATTTCATGTCGGGAGAGACAATATGAATTCGATTCAAACAATACAGGTAAAAGCACGTCAGTCATATACTAAATGGcgtcttatttcaaaagcctAAAAAGTAAATGTGGCAAGATTTTTTGATTCGACTGAACTTTCACTATTTATCAATtgcataaatttgaaaaaaaaaatggattacGCCTGAAgtagttgtttatatttttttctgatatctTTATAACTATCGTATTCcagaacaaaatgaaattcattttccaATACCCTGCATTTTATACCTTTGCGTTCGTGTTATGGTAAACTTTCTGGTCTACGCCACCTTCCGGTTTCCACAGCTAACCTGTGTGACGACAAGCTTCGTAAAACCCTAACTGGAAAAGTAATACTTGCACTTTCGGAgctcaatttattttgttaggATTTGCATCAAATGAAGTTCTTAACATATTATACGcgtatttaatgtatttgttatctCCACACATACACAGTTTTAAccaatacttaataatattattatgtctTCCATTTATTAGATTTAATATTCCTGTTTCACcataaataaagtcattttgcGTTGATATTTTAACGTTAAATGAGTGCGCCCAACCTGAGATCCAGTATTGAATCCCCATACTTCACCTGAATAGTTGAGAATTGGAGCTTTATGTTTATCAAATAGATCAAGAATGTGTTTTGGTGAAATATCGGTGAACTTAtactaattcattttaaaaatagcctTTAGTGCTTGGCCTCCTAGCATTTTATCAGTTTCATTGAATGAACCTCCTGTGGTGAATAAAACCCCAAAGTATTTGAATTTACTTACAATTTCTATTTCTTCattcttatatttgaaagaCAAATTTTGTGGTAGTCTACCGcctttttaaaagaaacataacttttgtgggggattttaatatttacagtcagtttccatctatcacaataatcagctaaaacatttaatgaattctGTAGTTCATGTGCGCTTTTTTTCGAACAAAATAATGTCGTCCGCGTacaataacacaaataatttcaaatctcGATACCTTGCACtccttgtaaaataaatgtctccTCTATGTCATTAAGatacatactaaataaaaaGGTGAAAGGCTTTCACCTTGACGTACCCCTAAATCACATGTGAAAGAATAACTTAGGTTTTCTCAcattttgacttttgacttaACATTCTTATACATAGATTTGATTACATTCAGTATGTTACTCATCACCccatatttaagtaatttaagtaatttaaaccATAACACATCTCTTATCTCAAAATCAACAGCCTTTTGGAAATCGACAAATGTGCAGAACAACCTGTCGTTGTTACTTAAACAATTACTAAATAAACAGTGCAGTATGAATATGTTGTCCACTGTGCTCATGCCTTTACGGAAACTTGCATGGGCTTCTACATAAACTGAGTATTTTTCTGCCCATTCATTTAACCTGTTATTAAGAATTCTTGCGAACAATTTCCCTAATGTACTTAGTAATGTTTATTCCTCTATATTTGCTCGGATCATTTTCGTCACCATTTTTGAGTATCGGGACAATAATACCCATCAGACCAGATTTCTGGGAAATGTCCTCGTTTTAAACACGAATTAAATAAagcataaaataatttattaaatatttttcaccaTATATAAACAtctcattcaaatataaatctaCCCCGCCGCTATTTTTTTCGTAATTGTTTAACAGATTTATCTATTTCTTctaaattaaatgtaatttatttgtcTAACTCTGCAAACATTATCTGAAGTTCCTCCAAATATctgtcattaaaattaaaaatgtcttCGTCGGCTtgatagaaatgattttctggATTATTAATAGCCTTGAAATACTCCGCAAAATTGTCTGCACTTAAGTTTGAACTTGATCTCGTAACTGTAGAATCCtttaacattttccaatattgctTAGGGTTCGTTAAACACTCGTCTACTAATTTTTGGTAATAGTTTTCCTActttcatgtttctttttcttaatcatttttttgtattctgATCGCGACTCCGATAATCGAATTCgattaacatcatttttattacgTTTGTAATTTTTCAGATAATCATTAAAGTTACTCCGTTTCGTACGACAATCGGTATCAAACCAAACTGGTTGGAAGAATTCTTCGGAATATACTTTTTACCGGAACATTTTCTAAACAGTGGCTCACACACATTACCCATTATAGAAGAAAACTCTAAAACATTTTGGTCGAGAAAAGTGCCGTCCGACGCACCATTAACTTAACCGATTAAATTATGTTAAGTCCTCTGGAAATCTTCTTGTTCTAACTTTACTTTGTAGGCATCTACTTTATCATTTTTCcagacatatttaaaatcacatgttttgaaatcatcttcatgtttttaattatttgaaaaatgtgtttgcCCTTACAAGCTAAAATACACCGCGCAATGATCCGGCAATATATTCGGATCCCCGAcagaaaatgatgaaaacataCGAGTCGATTAAAGATTGGCtacaaatgacgtaatcaaTTAAACTGCTACCCAATATTCCAACATAAGTGAATTTACCTATTTCTGCGTCTTGACAGGCCACCTCTTTTACGAAATACCATGACTTTTGTTCAACTTATATTGGCCTCTTAActccatttatttcagtaattttCTGTTAATCACAGTGTCCTATTAATATATTTAGGTGTGTTACCTGGTATAATTATATCGTCCGCAAAGAATAGTACTGTAGTATAACTATAAGGTCATTATTAATGAGTCATGAATTCACatcttttttgcaaaatttagtTCTAAATCATCTACAAACAAGAAAACCAAACCGGAGACATGCCTTCATTCTGCCTCAAGCCTATGACATATTCGAAAAAAGACTTTACCTTTAATACCGCTTTGATACATTTTAACCATAAAGCATTTCTGTAAATGCAATCAAGTCTTTTTAAACCctacaaaaacacaaaacgtCTGTTTATTCTCGTTAAGAATTACTTGTAtaatacttaataaaacaaactgagCATCCATTGTTGATCTATCcttgttaaaaacattcaaaaactattttcatCTGATACAATATTCGCTGCAtcatagaaatatattattattttgttaagtatCGTCGTAAACAGCTTTGACATACAAGTTACTAGGGTAATGcctctataattatttacatcatttaAGCTCCCGTTTTGTGTAAAGGTATAGCAATTCCTTTAGTCCAGCTTTCGGGGAAATAACCACTgtttaaaatagcattaaacacATCACACAAATGTTAAACCCGAAATATCTATAGATTCtatcaaatattcatttaacaagGCATCTGGTCCACACTcttgttgtgttttaatgttttaacagcACCATTTATCTAAGCAACAGTTATATCCCCCTTTTTCTAGTAACGGTTCGAAACTGTTACACGTATTTGTAAAATGGTTAATTCTAACAAACTGTTCGGCTTCACCATTTTCGGTTTGTAATATATCATAACttaattctgaaaatatttagtaaaatcttGCAACGCAATATCATTACTACTGttctgttttgcttttttatatttccaaaatGCAGTAGGCTTAGAAAATCGtttttgttcaatacatttgCCTTTATCAACTTAAACGATTTTCACTGATGCTTAACGAGctttttattaacacttttcaaGCTACATATTCGTATTTTATTTGTGTTCGGTTTACAATGACTGTTCATGTTCGCAGCATCCGAGTAATTACGTGTTGCCGTTATACGATCATCATCAAACCATTGTTTACAATATGAATTGTcgacaaaataatattttattaaatatattatccTTTTTAAACAAGGGATCAGCAAACAAAAATGTGAATGGTATGTGTAAatctatgtattattttatcattatcagaTCAATTTCCGAATGAATTATCATCAGATTCTCTTTTAATTTCTCAGCCATTGTTGATGACAAGATTGTTTGAGAAATTGTAATGTCGGTTCTGTTTTTTCAACAGTGTTGACTAATAATTGATATCACTTTTTGCATGTAATGTAACATCAAACGCTCATAAAAACGATCACCTTTGTAAACTCTCCTATGATCTATGGTGGTGGAAGACAGACATGCGAAAGAAACATTTGCTGTTGTCAGGATGAAATGGAGAAATATAATTCCAATGATTACGCTTTGTGAAAAATCACACTTGTTTTTACATGTGACATTCTTTGTGGGAATTAATGGTTGGAGtggtaaaatataattaagtagGTCAAATTGTATAACCTTTGCTTAATTTTATGTCACACTAACGTGGAAAAGAATCAATCACgtcaaatcacttttaaacgctaatgacaacaacacttttaacattatataacataacaaatacgcgATACGTTCTTATTGGCGTAACACATTTccttttgttattaatatttttacatgtctTACAGCTCGTGTCTTAATTACACTTTTacgcttattctgattctgcatcACAGAAAGTCAGCAAATACCTTCATCGCCcaacataaaatgtgtttaaacatgaaaaacggCCGTATAGTGCCAAAGTAAGTGCACTAGCCGtcgaaaataaaattaatgtgcaaaaattcaatgaaaaatagctaaaataggtaAAAGAATGATGCACTTTGACTAAacacacagtttcaagtcacacattctttttattttcattttgtaaacaagcaattgttcagcttatacattcaataactttttgttacggcctctagaaacatatgCTTAAAACTGAGAGAAGCTTACATGTGTGGCCTCCGGGTAGCGTATTTATTTTGCAAGAAAAGATATAAAACTGAATTGTAAGGTGAAAATATCctcccaaaacaccaaaatcccTTCGAACACGTCATTTTATTTcgcatcacacatttccctcattcggaaaatacaaaaaaacctTATATATGAGTAGAATAGTacaacatttatatgaaaaactacagaaacaagtacagtaaTCGGTAGATTAAATATAagccccgtttaatggcacatggtCAACGCCAAAAGACAAtgaacacaaaatcaaacaatcacaaaccagaaacatggagcaacagcacaaaactccacaaaccaTACactacatataatatataaaatacttgGGGTGTTGATCAAGAATTTAAGTTACCGCCTCGAAACGTTCAAACTAAAGTATGTCCTCAAGCACAACCTACAGTATGTCATTAAGTATAACCAACAGTAAGTCCATACCTACAACCTAGTGTATGTCTTTAGGTTCAACCCACAGTATGCCATTAAGTAAAACCCACAGTATGTCCTTAAGTACAACCCACAGTATGTCATTAAGTACAACCCACAATATGTCCTTAGGTATAACCCACAGTATGTCATTAAGTACAACCCACAATATATCCTTAGGTATAACCCACAGTATGTCCTTAGGTACAATCCACAATATTTCATTAAGTGCAACCCACAATATGTCCTTAGGTATAACCCACAGTATGTCCTTAGGTACTACCAAGAGTTTGTCATCAAGTACAACCCACAATAAGTCATTAGGTACAACCTACAATATGTCCTTAGGTACAACCCACAGTATGTCCTTAGGTACCCACAGTATGTACTTAGGTACAACCCACAGTATGTCATTAAGTACAACCCACAATTTGTCCTTAGGTATAACCCACAGTATGTCATTAAGTATAACGCACAGTATGTCCTTAGGTATAACACACAGGTATAACTCACAGTATGTCCTTAGGTATAACACACAGTATGTCATTAAGTATGTCCTTAGGTATAACCCACTGTATGTCCTTAGGTATAACACACAGTATGTCATTAAGTATAACGCACAGTATGTCCTTAGGTATAGCCCACAGTATGTCATTAAGTATAACACACAGTATGTCATTAAGTATAACACACAGTATGTCCTAAGGTATAACGCACAGTATGTCCTTAGGTATAACACACAGTATGTCATTAAGTATAACACACAGTATGTCCTTAGGTATAACACATAGTATGTCATTAAGTATAACACACAGTATGTCCTTAGGTATAACACACAGTATGTCATTAAGTATAACACACAGTATGTCCTTAGGTATAACACACAGTATGTCGTTAGGTATAACACACAGTATGTACTTAGGTATAACACACAGTATGTCATTAAGTATGTCCTTAGGTATAACCCACTGTATGTCGTTAGGTATAACACATAGTATGTCATTAAGTATAACACACAGTATGTCGTTAGGTATAACACACAGTATGTCGTTAGGTATAACACACAGTATGTCGTTAGGTATAACACACAGTATGTCGTTAGGTATAACACACAGTATGTCGTTAGGTATAACACACAGTATGTCGTTAGGTATAACACACAGTATGTCATTAAGTATAACACACAGTATGTCCTTAGGTATAACACACAGTATGTCGTTAGGTATAACGCACAGTATGTCGTTAAGTATAACACACAGTATGTCGTTAGGTATAACACACAGTATGTCGTTAAGTATAACACACAGTATGTCCTTAGGTATAACACACAGTATGTCGTTAAGTATAACACACAGTATGTACTTAGGTATAACACACAGTATGTCCTTAGGTATAACACACAGTATGTCGTTAGGTATAACGCACAGTATGTCGTTAAGTATAACACACAGTATTTGCTAAAGTACAACACACAGTAAATCCTAAAATACAACGATTTAAAAACGATTTGATTcactaatatttatttcataatatcgATCACACAATAAGTGATATTCACAAAGCACAATATTGAATGGCATTTAACAAGAAAACATTAAGTTGACTACTTGCAACTTTGAGTACTGAGCGCAAAGTCTCTACTGAAAAAATCCCGTATAATTTGCAATTAGAGAGACAGCTACCTCCACAATGCATAACATTGCTAGTTATTTCATTGGTTGTTTACTaccatttctttgttttaaaccCTCAGTATTATTACACATATAGTGAAATGAATTGCGAGGGTATTGTGACGTTTTGTAACAGATACAAATATGTGATGTGATTTGACTCTTCAATATATGTCATGAAGATATCCAATTGTCCCTCGTTATATATTCAGACTACACCACTATCTTTCAATACAACTGCTCATTTGGCAGGCTTTTCTACAAAACACGGCCATACTAAATGCCAGATAAAACCCTCCGTTAATTAACGACGAGGTTTCCGTGTTATATTCTGTTTCTTTCACAAGGATGTCCGTATTAGTTAATTACGGCTAAGCTAGTTTTATTTCCGGCCTAGTAAGTACAATGAATATATGAAGTTAGTCCGTGTCTCTCGGGAAAAAAACGTGACAAGGATTGTCGTTATATTTGTACAAAACGACATTTAATGACGGTGGATATGAACAAATACTATAGGATATCAGACCTCaataaactgttgttttttaggTTTGTGTCAATCTTTTGTATTCTATGCATAAGGTATACTGTTAAACTGATGTATATTTTCAGATGGAGACCACAGTCATAGATCTGGTAACCATGAACTACACCTTAACGACGAATACGACAGCTGTCAACATTAACACATCAACCCCTTCCCAGAATCACTCAGACCTTCTTGACGTTCAGGAATTTGTAGAATTTGAATATTATGTTCGCATTATCATCCCTATAATATTCGGTTTAATAGTTGCTTTGGGACTGTTAGGAAACTTGCTGGTGATCGTTGTTATTCTTATGAACCAGCAAATGCGGAGCACAACAAATATCCTGATCTTAAATCTTGCGATTGCAGACCTGTGTTTCATAATTTTTTGTGTGCCATTCACTGGAACTGGCTATGTTCTTCCGCAGTGGCCGTTTGGAAGGATATGGTGTAAAATAGTCCAGTTCCTGATATACGTCTGCGCCTACGCCAGTGTCTACACACTGGTGATGATGTCTCTAGACCGATACCTTGCGGTCGTTCATCCAATCTACTCCATGTCGTACAGAACCCAGAGAAACACAGTGTGGATACTTCTTTGTCTATGGGGACTTATATTAGGCGGTCACACGCCTCTACTTTTTCACAATGATGTTATCCATTATGTATACAACGGTGACCCGCGTTCGGCTTGTGTTAACAAAGTTACCGTTAATAACAACTCGGCcgcaaaactattttatggttcCTTC
Above is a genomic segment from Mya arenaria isolate MELC-2E11 chromosome 2, ASM2691426v1 containing:
- the LOC128220576 gene encoding allatostatin-A receptor-like — encoded protein: METTVIDLVTMNYTLTTNTTAVNINTSTPSQNHSDLLDVQEFVEFEYYVRIIIPIIFGLIVALGLLGNLLVIVVILMNQQMRSTTNILILNLAIADLCFIIFCVPFTGTGYVLPQWPFGRIWCKIVQFLIYVCAYASVYTLVMMSLDRYLAVVHPIYSMSYRTQRNTVWILLCLWGLILGGHTPLLFHNDVIHYVYNGDPRSACVNKVTVNNNSAAKLFYGSFFACGYVLPLSLIVVLYGFMLKRLLYGVVPGGSQRAESIRSKKRVTKMVVIVVVIFALCWLPIQIVFIIQNFGNFDEGVHSIAIQMVSNCLAYMNSCVNPILYAFLSDNFRRSFKKVLCCGYGHYTKFEYERTNIKIEKTEKTTVAQQPSNNGTTMTPASTGVSTTTLQTYYHNADSNRDTANHCTQTEV